The genomic DNA AACAGTCTTTTCGTACTCTGGGGCTATAATTTTTTCTAAGAGAATGGCAAATCTTGCCAGTACTCTTTGTGACACCGACGGTTTTATTTTGTTGGCTTTCAAAACCAACATCCCCAAAACTCTCTCTGCAAAAGTAAAGTTGATTGCTGGTCAATAATTTATTGACTTGTTagttaaatgaaaaattttttgaattatttATGATTGATCAAATGCCAATGTTAAATTCCAGTCATTTATGGAAGTTATCGATGATtaatcaataaaaattaaGTTTATACTTATTTTACAGTTGTCCAGTAAATAATTTAGTGATAATGTGTTTATTTTGTATacgaaattaaatttttactcttaGTATCAAACTAtcttatatttaatatttattaactaGAATTCGCTGTCCAAACTAATTTTAAGGATACATTAAATTTGCAATCAATCCAATAACAGCTATAAATCATTATGAAATCTCCAGTCAACTGTTTTGAAAAAGATCTATATTGAATTTTTGAAACAGGCGGCAGCATTTTCTTAAGTATAAAGAGAACTGAAATATAGTAATTCATTACATTTGTTATAGGCAAGAACAAACTATATATACTTTACAGCACGACTTGTACAAAATACATTCCGTTTTAAAATCTTGTTAAAGAAATAATTATATGACCATAAACACCCTGGTTCACAACTCAGATCTGGATTATAACTGAATATGTCACATTCTGATAAGATCCCTTCGACATCAACAGCAGACCATAATGGATGTCGTATAACTCGAAATTAATCTCCCGTTAATGCCGATAAATTTGAATGAATTGAATTCATAACCCAAACTAATATTAAGGGTAGGAAAATTTGCAATCAAACCACCAATATCAACTATGAATCATTCTGGAATCTCCAGTCAAATGGTTCGACaaattttatatattgaaTTTTTTGAAACAGGCGACCGCattttcttaatatatatcCTCTTCCATCGAAAAGTCCGAGGTTTCTCCAGTATAAAGAGAACTGAAATATAGTAAtacataacattttttataggCAAGAACAAATTATACATACTTTACTGCACGACTTGTAAAAAATACAATCCGTTTTAATTTCTTGTtgtaaaagaaataattaaatgacCATAAACAGCCTGGCTCTCCAAATGGATCGCAACTAAGATCTGGATTATAACTGTATATGTCACATTCTGATAAGATTACTTCGTCATCAACAGCAGACCATAGTGGTTGTCGAATAACTTGATATTGATCTCCCGCTAATGCCGATAAATTTGAATGAATTGAATTCACAACCCACTGTAACGATGGCTCTTTGCTAAATTCATGagactttaaaaaattttagaatCTACAAACACATGTATATAGTATTAATTTTTTACCTTAGCTTCAGAAAAATCGTAATCTGGCTCAAATGAAGCATTTAAAGTtgcaattaaataaaacaatgtcTTTCTGGAAATTGT from Drosophila subpulchrella strain 33 F10 #4 breed RU33 unplaced genomic scaffold, RU_Dsub_v1.1 Primary Assembly Seq31, whole genome shotgun sequence includes the following:
- the LOC119559683 gene encoding repressor of RNA polymerase III transcription MAF1 homolog, which encodes MKLLESSRFEAINNALSIQTSGITIFGRIESYSCKMVAAEKVLYKRFTADTHGHDLQALSPPQTLSDFSPNFRRNNSQSGDEGITICDTISRKTLFYLIATLNASFEPDYDFSEAKSHEFSKEPSLQWVVNSIHSNLSALAGDQYQVIRQPLWSAVDDEVILSECDIYSYNPDLSCDPFGEPGCLWSFNYFFYNKKLKRIVFFTSRAVNSLYTGETSDFSMEEDIY